A stretch of Prunus dulcis chromosome 6, ALMONDv2, whole genome shotgun sequence DNA encodes these proteins:
- the LOC117632525 gene encoding DNA polymerase zeta catalytic subunit-like, protein MRVLKCRDIPSLSFLCAGIHLVSSLHQSNYTWSSYKVRAYLQHQWKQILSGRVSLQDFVSAKEDKQTMLLLMGNSSSPSLAKIQRKL, encoded by the exons ATGCGGGTTTTGAAATGCAGGGACATACCAAGCCTATCCTTTCTGTGTGCTGGGATCCATCTGGTGAGTTCCTTGCATCAGTCAAATTATACATGGTCATCCTATAAG GTTAGAGCATACTTACAGCATCAATGGAAGCAGATTCTATCTGGAAGGGTGTCTCTTCAGGATTTTGTATCTGCAAAGGAG GATAAACAAACAATGTTATTGTTAATGGGAAATAGCAGCAGCCCATCATTAGCGAAGATTCAAAGGAAGCTATGA
- the LOC117631761 gene encoding 1-aminocyclopropane-1-carboxylate synthase gives MCMLSTKATCNSHGQDSSYFLGWQEYEKNPYHEVQNTKGIIQMGLAENQLSFDILESWLAKNPDAAGFKRSGESIFAELALFQDYHGLPAFKKALVDFMAEIRGNKVTFDPNHLVLTAGATSANETLIFCLANPGEAVLIPTPYYPGFDRDLKWRTGVEIVPIHCTSSNGFQITETALQEAYQAAQKRNLRVKGVLVTNPSNPLGTTMTRSELNLLLSFVEDKGIHLISDEIYSGTVFSSPSFTSVMEILKERKCDENSLMWNRVHVVYSLSKDLGLPGFRVGAIYSNDDMVVAAATKMSSFGLISSQTQYLLSAMLSDKKLTKNYISENQKRLKQRQKRLVSGLQKAGISCLKGNAGLFCWVDMRHLLRSNTFEAEMELWKKIVYEVRLNISPGSSCHCTEPGWFRVCFANLSEKTLDLAMHRLKAFVGEYFNVPDTNGRSQTNHSRRRSLTKWVFRLSFDDRSPVPGR, from the exons atgtgCATGTTGTCTACAAAAGCTACGTGCAACTCTCACGGCCAAGACTCCTCATACTTCCTAGGCTGGCAAGAGTATGAGAAGAATCCCTACCATGAGGTCCAGAATACCAAAGGGATTATTCAGATGGGTCTTGCAGAGAATCAG TTATCCTTTGATATTCTTGAGTCATGGCTTGCGAAGAACCCAGACGCAGCTGGATTCAAGAGAAGTGGCGAGTCCATATTTGCCGAGCTTGCTCTCTTCCAAGATTATCACGGCCTTCCCGCATTCAAAAAG GCATTGGTAGATTTCATGGCGGAAATCCGAGGAAACAAAGTCACCTTTGATCCCAACCACTTGGTTCTCACCGCCGGTGCAACTTCAGCAAATGAAACCCTTATTTTCTGCCTCGCCAACCCTGGCGAAGCCGTTCTCATTCCTACCCCATACTACCCAGG ATTTGATAGGGACCTCAAGTGGCGCACCGGGGTTGAGATTGTACCCATACACTGCACGAGCTCCAATGGCTTCCAAATTACTGAAACCGCTCTCCAAGAAGCCTACCAAGCAGCCCAAAAACGCAATCTAAGAGTCAAAGGCGTCTTGGTCACGAACCCATCAAACCCATTGGGTACCACAATGACCAGAAGTGAACTCAACCTTCTCCTTTCCTTCGTCGAAGACAAAGGCATCCATCTAATTAGTGACGAAATTTATTCCGGCACTGTTTTTAGCTCCCCATCCTTCACAAGCGTCATGGAAATTCtcaaagagagaaaatgtGACGAGAATTCCCTAATGTGGAACCGAGTTCACGTTGTTTACAGCCTTTCTAAGGATCTTGGCCTTCCCGGTTTTCGAGTTGGCGCCATTTATTCCAACGACGACATGGTTGTGGCAGCCGCCACAAAAATGTCAAGCTTCGGGCTTATATCTTCTCAAACTCAGTACCTTCTCTCCGCCATGCTTTCTGACAAGAAACTAACTAAGAACTACATTTCCGAGAATCAAAAGAGGCTCAAACAACGTCAAAAAAGGCTCGTATCCGGCCTTCAGAAAGCCGGGATTAGCTGCCTCAAGGGCAATGCCGGCTTGTTCTGTTGGGTAGACATGAGGCACTTGCTCAGGTCCAACACTTTTGAAGCCGAAATGGagctttggaaaaaaattgtgtaCGAAGTTCGTCTCAATATCTCTCCCGGATCGTCTTGTCATTGCACAGAACCTGGCTGGTTCCGTGTCTGCTTTGCCAACTTATCCGAGAAAACTCTGGACTTGGCAATGCATCGGCTGAAGGCCTTTGTCGGCGAGTACTTCAACGTCCCCGACACCAATGGTCGCAGCCAAACCAACCACTCGAGAAGACGGTCACTCACTAAGTGGGTTTTTCGGCTATCCTTCGACGACCGCAGCCCCGTGCCGGGTCGATGA